Genomic DNA from Bryobacter aggregatus MPL3:
TGCAGAGACCGACGTAGCGGGAATCTTCGCTTTGCCGGAAGCTCTTCCACTTGGCGTATTCAGTGGAATCGAATACCTTGGCAAGGTCGCGAGGCGCATCGATCTGCGTCCAGCTATCGAGATTAACGAGGCTCGGTGCTGCGGCAGCAAAGAAGGGAGCGTGCGCGGCCGATGCGACTTGCGAGATCTTTTCGAGCAATTCGACATCTTCCGGATGCTTGCCAAACTCGAAGTCGCCGATGAGTGCGCCGTAGGGAGCACCACCGAAGACGCCGTACTCTTCTTCGTAGATCTTCTTGAAGAGAGCGCTCTGATCGAATTCAGGGGCGCGCTGCAAGTCGCGGAGAAGGTCCTTTTTGGAGGCGTTCATCACACGGATTTTGAGGTTGGCGCTGGTATTGGAATTGAATACCATGTGCCGCAACCCGCGCCAGGAGCCTTCGAGCTTCTGGAAGTCCGCGTGATGGAGGATTTCGTTCAGTTGGAGCGAGAGAAGATGATCGATCTGCGCAATGCGCTGATTGATCATGGTTTCAACATCGCGTGCCACATTCATGTGGCCTTCGAGGAACTGGCCGACAAACTCCTTGACGAGATTTTTGCCACGCTCACGGGCCGGGGTATCCGTTCCGAAGCGGCCTTGCTCGACGATACTGTCAAGCAGGTCTAGTTCTTGTGCCTCTGCTGCCTGCGCGCCTGCTGCTTTTTCTAAGGCCATGGTCGCTACTCCTTATCCTTGCCAATTTCGCCCTTGATCTTCTCGAGGGATTCAGGCTTAGAGATCACATCCAAAAGAGACTCTTCCAGCTTGTCGTTCCCCTGCAGGCTGCCACGGAGATCCGACAAGCGAGTACGCAGGTCGAGCAACTCCTTCAAGGGGCCAACTTGCTTGGCGATGTTGCCTGGTTCAAAATCGTCCATGCTCTTAAAGCTCAGGTCCACGCGGAGCTGGCCGGCATTGGGATCTTCGCTCAGCTTGTTTTCAACGGTGAGGAAGAGATGCGGCTTCATTGCCTCGAGAACCTTGTCGAAGTTGTCGGGATCGATTTCGACAAACTTGCGTTCCTTGAGTTTCGGAAGCGGGTCTGTCGGGTGCCCGGTAAAATCACCAAGCACGCCCATCACGAAGGGCAGTTCTTTCAGTTCAATGGCATCGCCGACCTGAACATCGTACGTAATCTGTACGCGCGGTGGGCGAACCTTGTCCAATTTGTGTTGGGTGCTATCGCGTCCCATGGGGTATCCTCCTTGAAGATTGATCGATGAATCTGCTGCCTTCCAGGGAAGGGCTGACTTCGATACTGTATAGGAAAAACGATGTCTTGGGAATAGGGGTAAGGCGATGATAGCGCGATCTAGTAGGAAGCTGAACGCTAGCATAGGGGAAGTGGCGAATCGATGAAACAACTGCAACCGGTGATCTGGTCGAAGGGCACTTTCCTGCAGCCTCAACACCTGCAAACCCAAGATAGATATTTGGAAAGCCTGCTGCATTTCAGGCAGGAAGCATTGCGGTTTGCGCCGTATGGCTTTCAGAAGCTGGTCTTCAGCCAACAGGCGCTGGCCGCGGGGCAACTGTCGATCGAGGTCGCAAGCGGCCTGCTGGCCGACGGCTTGGCCTTTGACATTCCGGGGAGCGATCTTGCTCCCGAAGGCAAGGCTTTGGCGACGTGGTTTGAGCCGGTGCAGGGCGTAGCTCCGGCGAGCCTCGATCTTTTCCTGGCGGTGCCTACCTATCGCCATGGTGGAGCGAATGTCGGGCGTCCTCAGGTGCAGAAAGACGGCCGCTATCTCGTCGAAACCTTGTTGGTGAACGATGAGAACAGCGGGCTGGCGCAGAAGCCTGTGCAGGTGGCGCGCAAGAACTTCCGCATTCTGACGGAATACGAATTGGGCGAAGGCATGACCAGCATTCGGCTGGCGCGTGTCCGTAAGGACGAAGCGGGGCAGTTTCAATTGGATCAGTCCTTCGTTCCTCCTCTCCTCGACATAGCGTCAAATGATCACATCATGGGCCTCGCCCGCCGTACGGTCGAGCTTTTGGCGGCGAAGAGCGCAAATTTAGCCGGAATGCGCCGTCAGAAGAACTTGAGTTTAGCCGATTTTACTTCCGGCGATATCGCAAATTTCTGGCTGCTTTATACGATCAACTCCAGCCTTCCTGTGGTGCGCCATGCTTTCGAGTCCAGGCATGGTCACCCCGAAGAACTATACGCGGAATTAACTGCCCTTGCTGGCGCACTCACTACGTTTTCAAACGAGATTGAGCCGGCGGATTTGCCTCCTTACCGGCACGACGATCTCGGTCCTTGCTATCGCGATCTCTGCCAGAAGATCTACAAGCTGCTCGAGTCGACGGTGCCGACGAATTTCGTTTCGATCCCGCTCAAGCTGATGCAGCAGAGTATCTATGCGGCGTCTCTCGATGACGAGAAGCTGCTGCGCAACACGCGTTTCTATCTGGCGGTGAGCGCTGAGGTTGGAGAAGGAGAATTGATCCAGCGAACGCCTCTGCTCGGCAAACTCTGCTCGGCCACCCACATTGAGCATCTGGTTCGCAATGCCTTGCCCGGAGTCCCTCTGACGCATTTGCCGGTGCCTCCCAACAGCATTCCGGTCAAGCTGAACTTCCAATACTTCGGCCTGACGCAGGTGGGCGGGGCCTGGGAAGCGGTGGCGCGGAGCCGCAACATCGCCTTCTACGCGCCTTCTGAGCTTGCTTTGCTCAAGGCGGAGATCATCGTCGTCTTTCCTGGATGATGCTGCTGCTCTGCCTGATTCTCGCTCAAGAGCTCTTGCTCTACGACCGTCCCAGAGAGGCGGCCGAGCAGTATCTTGCGCAGGCCGCGGGGACGATCGAACTCCTTGTAGTGCAGCCCGGGCCGAATGCGTATGGTCATCACGCACTCGGCTACGGTGGCCAGTCCCACACCGATCTGGAATTGCCGAATCCTGCCTTCTTCCGGCACCTCGATTGGGTGGTCAAACGAGCAACCGGGAGAGGACTGCAGGTGAAGCTGCTCGCTCCCGGTCCTGGGAGTGGGTATCCGGAAGAAAAGCGTGCGGAGTTCTTGCGTTACCTCCGCAAACGCTACGAGCGGAATCGCAGAGTCGAGGTGTCTGTCCTCTCCCGGTAACGCCTGGATGAGCCCCTCGCCATCTCTGCGGCGCGGCACTCCTCTCAATGAAGAAATTTCTAGAATCTTCTGTTGGCTTGTCGTAAGCACTTGTCAAATCCATATATAATCCGGTGCAAGTATTTTCTGAGTTTGAATCTTCACCGGAGTTCTCATGAAATCCCTTGTCCGCTTTGCGAGCATCGTCCTGCTTTTCTCCCTTCTGTGCCCCGGCCAGACTGCCTCGTCCCTGATCCAGGGAAATGTCCGTGATTCTTCCGGTGCCGCGCTGGCCGGTATGAAAGTCACCGCTACCCTGCGCAGCACCGAAACCAACTACAACTCTGTGACCAATGCGGATGGTTTCTACGTCTTCCCGAATATTCGGCCTGGCGTCTACACCGTCACCTTTGAAAGCCCTTCTTTCAAGAAGTCTGTGCACTCCGGCTTGCTGGTGGAGGTGAATCAGCAGGCCCGCGTCGATACCACGATGCAAGTGGGTGAGGTCGCTGAATCGATCTCGGTTACGGACAGCATCAGCACCGTGGACACCTTCACGTCCTCCTTGAGCGAGACGGTTGACTCCCGGCGCATTGTCGAATTGCCGCTGAATGGCAGGCAGTCCCTCCAGTTGCAGGGCTTGGTTCCGGGCGTTATCCCGGCGGCGCAGGGACAAGCCGCATCCTTTGTTGCGGTAAACACCAACCTCACCTTCTCGATCAATGGATCGCGGCCCAGCGCCTCGGTCTACACGCTCGATGGCGGAGTCAACATGGACATGTACAACAACACTCCAAACGCGTTTCCGAATCCGGATGCGATCCAGGAGTTCAGCATTTTGACAAACAACTATACGGCGGTGCAGGGCGGTGCGCCGGGGGGCGCGGTCAATATGATCACGAAGTCCGGCGGAAATGCGTTCCATGGGCGGGTGTATGAGTTTTTCCGGAACGATCATTTGAACACCCGAAACTTCTTCGCGGCCGGAAAGCCGCCGTTGAAGAAGAATCAATTCGGCGGTAATCTCGGTGGCCCGATTCTGCAGAACAGAACCTTCTTCTTCGGCGCCTTTGAATCGAACCGGGAGCGCCGCGGCATCACAAATTCAGGCAACGTGGTTCCGACGGCCTTGGAGCGAGCGGGGGACTTCTCACAGTCCAGGCTTCCGACCGGACCTGTCAAAGATCCCCTTACCGGAAATCCCTTTCCAAACAATGTCATTCCGGCGAATCGCATCGATACGGTGGCAAAGAATTTCGCCTCAAACTTTCTCCCCTTGCCGAATCTGGGAACCAATCAGCTCACCTACAATCTTTCGATCCCCTATTCGGGCGATCAGTTCACCGGCCGTCTGGATCACAATCTCAACGAGCGGAGTCGTTTGATGCTGCGCTATTTCCTCGACGATACCGGCTATCGCAACAACGACGCCTTGCTGTCCTTCAACTCGGCCTACAACTGGGTAACGCATAACGCCACACTTTCCCACCAGTACACCTTCAACCCCACCACGACCAATACGGCAACCTTCACCTTCAACCGGAACACCTTCATCCGGTCTCCCCTCACCACGCCCGGCGCTGCAAACTGGGCTGCTCTGGGTTGCGTCTCTTGTGTGGAGGTCCATCCCTCCTCGGTCCCTACGGATTGGAATCTGAGCGTCACCGGTGGCGTTGGCATTCGCAGCAGCACGGCTTTCTTGAGCTACATGCAGAACTTCCAGTTCGTAGACAGCTTTAGCAAGACGATGGGGAATCATCTGCTGTCGATTGGTGGATCGCTCCTGCACGCCCGCCGCAATGGCCGCGAGTACTTCAGCTCTTCGCCCACCTTCAACTTTGATGGCAGCCGGAGCGCTTCAGGCAGTGGCTATGCAGACTTCTTTCTGGGCCTGCCGATTACGGTCGGACAGAATACGATTCTCCAGAGCTACACCAGCAAGTGGACGCCTTCCCTGTTCTTTGAGGATGACTGGAAGCTGAGCCGTAAGCTCACGCTGAATCTCGGCGTACGCTGGGAGCCTTATCTGCCGATGGGAGAAAAGAACAATCGCCTGATGGCATTTGTGCCGGGGCAACAGTCCACCGTGTATCCCACCGCTCCTCTGGGTCTTGTATTCCCTGGCGACAAGGGGATTTCGAACAAGATCACTCCGAATGAGTGGAACAAGTTTGCACCGCGCATCGGCTTTGCTTACGATCCCTTTGGCAACGGCCGCACCAGCATCCGTGGGGGCTACGGGATCTTCTATGACAGCCCGCGCCTGGTCCCCTACAACACCTTCTCCAGCCGCCAACCCTACTCGGTGGGTACGACGCTTCAGAACCCCTACAGCCTCACCGATCCTTATCGTGGAGCCGAGAATATTGTGAGCTCGTTGCTGCAGAATATCAGCGGCGTTCCTGCCGGTCAAACTAACTTCAAGTTCGTTACGCCGGTCTCGATCTCGACCATCGATCCAGGCTTCACCAACGGTTATCTGCAGCAATGGAACTTCAACCTGCAGCGCGAAGTAGTCAAGGACTTTGTCGCGACCGCGGCTTATGTGGGTTCGAAGGGCACGCACATGCAGATCCCCGAGGAAATCAACGGCGCGCCCTATGCGGCTGGCGCCACTTCGGGCAATATCAACCAGCGCCGCATTTACCAGCCTTTTGCGACGATCCAATCGTTGATGGCCAACGGCAACTCCACCTATCACTCGACGCAGTTGAGCTTGAAGAAGCGCTTTGGCTCCGGATACTCGATCCTCAGTTCCTACAGCTTCTCGAAATTCATCGACATGGTTGCCGACGATAGCCACGGGGGCACAACGGGTCCGGCAACGAACCCGTTCAACTACTTCTACGATCGTGGAATTTCCGACCTGAACGTGCGCCACCGCTTTGTCACCTCTGCGGTGTGGGAGCTTCCAATCTTCCGCAATGCCAAGGGTTTCAAAGGCGCGGTGCTCGGGGGCTGGCAGATGAATGGAATCGTGATTCTGCAGAGCGGGACGCCGTTCAGCGTGACGGCTGGCGTCAACCGGAGCCTCTCCGGCGGCGCGGGGGACCGTGCGGACCTGATCGGATCGGGCAGTGTGGCCACTTATGGGGATACTTCGCGTGCCAGCTTCACTCGCAAGTACTTCGATACCTCGCGCTTCGCCTTGCCGGGACTGGGCAGCTTCGGTACCGCAGGCCGCAACCTCCTGACAGGGCCCGGACTCTTCAATATCGATGCCTCGGCATTCAAGAGCTTCCGCTTTACCGAGCGCTTGATTCTGGACTACCGGCTTGAAATTTTCAATGTCCTGAACCGGCCGAATTTCGGCAACCCGGTTGGGAATTTCAGTAGCGGCACCTATGGCCAGATCACCAGCGCGAAGGATCCGCGCATCATGCAGATGGGCCTGAAACTAAACTTCTGACAGCCCGGCCTTGGCAAAAGTCTCACTCAGAATCGCCTGGGCCTCTTGCTGCAACTGCTTCAAGTGGGCTTCGCTCTGGTAGCTTTCGGAGTAAATCTTATAGATATTCTCGGTTCCGGAAGGACGTGCCGCAATCCAGCCCTGCTCAGTCACCAGCTTCACGCCGCCAATCTTGGCCTGGTTTCCGGGCGCGCTGGTGAGGATGCCTGTGATCGGATTTCCGGCCAGATTCGGGTTGTGGATATTTGAGGCGTTCAAGTTCGACAACAGCGTCTTTTGTTCCGGGCTGGCCGGGGCCTCCACGCGCTCGTAGAAGGGATCGCCCAGCGTTGTGGTCAGTTCCTGATAGATCTCGGACGGATCGCGTTGGGTCACGGCGGTGATTTCTGCTGCGAGCAGGGAGGCGGTGATGCCGTCCTTGTCCGTGGTCCAGACCTGCCCGTTCTTGCGCAGGAAGGTGGCGCCAGCGCTTTCTTCCCCCACAAAGCCAAGGCTGCCGTCCATCAGACCGTCGACAAACCATTTGAAGCCCACTGGCACTTCATAGAGCTTCCGTCCCAACTGTGCTGCCACCCGGTCGATGATGCTACTGCTGACGATGGTCTTGCCCACCGCTGTCGAGGGCCGCCAGAGTGGCCGGTGTTGGAAGAGATAGTGGATGCAGACAGCAAGGTAGTGGTTCGGAGGGAGCAGTCCCCCGGTCGCAGTCACGAT
This window encodes:
- the tssB gene encoding type VI secretion system contractile sheath small subunit; the protein is MGRDSTQHKLDKVRPPRVQITYDVQVGDAIELKELPFVMGVLGDFTGHPTDPLPKLKERKFVEIDPDNFDKVLEAMKPHLFLTVENKLSEDPNAGQLRVDLSFKSMDDFEPGNIAKQVGPLKELLDLRTRLSDLRGSLQGNDKLEESLLDVISKPESLEKIKGEIGKDKE
- the tssK gene encoding type VI secretion system baseplate subunit TssK gives rise to the protein MKQLQPVIWSKGTFLQPQHLQTQDRYLESLLHFRQEALRFAPYGFQKLVFSQQALAAGQLSIEVASGLLADGLAFDIPGSDLAPEGKALATWFEPVQGVAPASLDLFLAVPTYRHGGANVGRPQVQKDGRYLVETLLVNDENSGLAQKPVQVARKNFRILTEYELGEGMTSIRLARVRKDEAGQFQLDQSFVPPLLDIASNDHIMGLARRTVELLAAKSANLAGMRRQKNLSLADFTSGDIANFWLLYTINSSLPVVRHAFESRHGHPEELYAELTALAGALTTFSNEIEPADLPPYRHDDLGPCYRDLCQKIYKLLESTVPTNFVSIPLKLMQQSIYAASLDDEKLLRNTRFYLAVSAEVGEGELIQRTPLLGKLCSATHIEHLVRNALPGVPLTHLPVPPNSIPVKLNFQYFGLTQVGGAWEAVARSRNIAFYAPSELALLKAEIIVVFPG
- a CDS encoding DUF4038 domain-containing protein encodes the protein MMLLLCLILAQELLLYDRPREAAEQYLAQAAGTIELLVVQPGPNAYGHHALGYGGQSHTDLELPNPAFFRHLDWVVKRATGRGLQVKLLAPGPGSGYPEEKRAEFLRYLRKRYERNRRVEVSVLSR
- a CDS encoding TonB-dependent receptor, producing MKSLVRFASIVLLFSLLCPGQTASSLIQGNVRDSSGAALAGMKVTATLRSTETNYNSVTNADGFYVFPNIRPGVYTVTFESPSFKKSVHSGLLVEVNQQARVDTTMQVGEVAESISVTDSISTVDTFTSSLSETVDSRRIVELPLNGRQSLQLQGLVPGVIPAAQGQAASFVAVNTNLTFSINGSRPSASVYTLDGGVNMDMYNNTPNAFPNPDAIQEFSILTNNYTAVQGGAPGGAVNMITKSGGNAFHGRVYEFFRNDHLNTRNFFAAGKPPLKKNQFGGNLGGPILQNRTFFFGAFESNRERRGITNSGNVVPTALERAGDFSQSRLPTGPVKDPLTGNPFPNNVIPANRIDTVAKNFASNFLPLPNLGTNQLTYNLSIPYSGDQFTGRLDHNLNERSRLMLRYFLDDTGYRNNDALLSFNSAYNWVTHNATLSHQYTFNPTTTNTATFTFNRNTFIRSPLTTPGAANWAALGCVSCVEVHPSSVPTDWNLSVTGGVGIRSSTAFLSYMQNFQFVDSFSKTMGNHLLSIGGSLLHARRNGREYFSSSPTFNFDGSRSASGSGYADFFLGLPITVGQNTILQSYTSKWTPSLFFEDDWKLSRKLTLNLGVRWEPYLPMGEKNNRLMAFVPGQQSTVYPTAPLGLVFPGDKGISNKITPNEWNKFAPRIGFAYDPFGNGRTSIRGGYGIFYDSPRLVPYNTFSSRQPYSVGTTLQNPYSLTDPYRGAENIVSSLLQNISGVPAGQTNFKFVTPVSISTIDPGFTNGYLQQWNFNLQREVVKDFVATAAYVGSKGTHMQIPEEINGAPYAAGATSGNINQRRIYQPFATIQSLMANGNSTYHSTQLSLKKRFGSGYSILSSYSFSKFIDMVADDSHGGTTGPATNPFNYFYDRGISDLNVRHRFVTSAVWELPIFRNAKGFKGAVLGGWQMNGIVILQSGTPFSVTAGVNRSLSGGAGDRADLIGSGSVATYGDTSRASFTRKYFDTSRFALPGLGSFGTAGRNLLTGPGLFNIDASAFKSFRFTERLILDYRLEIFNVLNRPNFGNPVGNFSSGTYGQITSAKDPRIMQMGLKLNF